A genome region from Pongo pygmaeus isolate AG05252 chromosome 17, NHGRI_mPonPyg2-v2.0_pri, whole genome shotgun sequence includes the following:
- the MBD1 gene encoding methyl-CpG-binding domain protein 1 isoform X21 gives MAEDWLDCPALGPGWKRREVFRKSGATCGRSDTYYQSPTGDRIRSKVELTRYLGPACDLTLFDFKQGILCYPAPKAHPVVVASKKRKKPSRPAKTRKRQVGPQSGEVRKEAPRDETKADTDTAPASFPAPGCCENCGISFSGDGTQRQRLKTLCKDCRAQRIAFNREQRMFKRVGCGECAACQVTEDCGACSTCLLQLPHDVASGLFCKCERRRCLRIVERSRGCGVCRGCQTQEDCGRCPICLRPPRPGLRRQWKCVQRRCLRHLAHRLRRRHQRCQRRTPLAVAPPTGKHARRKGGCDSKMAARRRPGAQPLPPPPPSQSPEPAEPHPRALAPSPPAEFIYYCVDEDELPYTNRRQNRKCGACAACLRRMDCGRCDFCCDKPKFGGSNQKRQKCRWRQCLQFAMKRLLPSVWSESEDGAGSPPPYRRRKRPSSARRHHLGPTLKPTLVTRTAQPDHTQAPTKQEAGGGFVLPPPGTDLVFLREGASSPVQVPGPVAASTEALLQEAQCSGLSWVVALPQVKQEKADTQDEWTPGTAVLTSPVLVPGCPSKAVDPGLPSVKQEPPDPEEDKEENKDDSASKLAPEEEAGGAGTPVITEIFSLGGTRFRDTAVWLPRSKDLKKPGARKQ, from the exons ATGGCTGAGGACTGGCTGGACTGCCCGGCCCTGGGCCCTGGCTGGAAGCGCCGTGAAGTCTTTCGCAAGTCAGGGGCCACCTGTGGACGCTCAGACACCTATTACCAGAG CCCCACAGGAGACAGGATCCGAAGCAAAGTTGAGCTGACTCGATACCTGGGCCCTGCGTGTGATCTCACCCTCTTCGACTTCAAACAAGGCATCTTGTGCTATCCAGCCCCCAAG GCCCATCCCGTGGTGGTTGCCAGCAAGAAGCGAAAGAAGCCTTCAAGGCCAGCCAAGACTCGGAAACGTCAGGTTGGACCCCAGAGTGGTGAGGTCAGGAAGGAGGCCCCGAGGGATGAGACCAAGGCTGACACTGACACAGCCCCAGCTTCATTTCCTGCTCCTGG GTGCTGTGAGAACTGTGGAATCAGCTTCTCAGGGGATGGCACCCAAAGGCAGCGGCTCAAAACATTGTGCAAAGACTGTCGAG CACAGAGAATTGCCTTCAACCGGGAACAGAGAATGTTTAAG CGTGTGGGCTGTGGGGAGTGTGCAGCCTGCCAGGTAACAGAAGACTGTGGGGCCTGCTCCACCTGCCTCCTGCAGCTGCCCCATGATGTGGCATCGGGGCTGTTCTGCAAGTGTGAACGGAGACGCTGCCTCCGGATTGTGGAAAGG AGCCGAGGGTGTGGAGTATGCCGGGGCTGTCAGACCCAAGAGGATTGTGGCCGTTGCCCCATCTGCCTTCGCCCTCCCCGCCCTGGTCTCAGGCGCCAGTGGAAATGTGTCCAGCGACGTTGCCTACGG CACCTTGCTCACCGCCTGCGTCGCCGTCATCAGAGATGTCAGCGACGCACTCCCCTGGCTGTGGCTCCCCCAACT GGTAAACATGCCCGCCGCAAGGGAGGCTGTGACTCCAAGATGGCTGCCAGGCGGCGCCCCGGAGCCCAGCCACTGCCTCCACCACCCCCATCACAGTCCCCAGAGCCCGCAGAGCCG CACCCCAGAGCCCTGGCCCCCTCGCCACCTGCCGAGTTCATCTATTACTGTGTAGACGAGGACGAGCTA CCCTACACGAACCGCCGGCAGAACCGCAAGTGCGGGGCCTGTGCAGCCTGCCTACGGCGGATGGACTGTGGCCGCTGCGACTTCTGCTGCGACAAGCCCAAATTCGGGGGCAGCAACCAGAAGCGCCAGAAGTGTCGTTGGCGCCAATGCCTGCAGTTTGCCATG AAGCGGCTGCTGCCTAGTGTCTGGTCAGAGTCTGAGGATGGGGCAGGATCGCCCCCACCTTACCGTCGTCGAAAGAGGCCCAGCTCTGCCCGACGGCACCATCTTGGCCCTACCTTGAAGCCCACCTTGGTTACACGCACAGCCCAACCAGACCATACCCAGGCTCCAACGAAGCAGGAAGCAGGTGGTGGCTTTGTGCTGCCCCCGCCTGGCACTGACCTTGTGTTTTTACGGGAAGGCGCAAGCAGTCCTGTGCAGGTGCCGGGCCCTGTTGCAGCTTCCACAGAAGCCCTGTTGCAG GAGGCCCAGTGCTCTGGCCTGAGTTGGGTTGTGGCCTTACCCCAGGTGAAGCAAGAGAAGGCGGATACCCAGGACGAGTGGACACCAGGCACAGCTGTCCTGACTTCTCCCGTATTGGTGCCTGGCTGCCCTAGCAAG GCAGTAGACCCAGGCCTGCCATCTGTGAAGCAAGAGCCACCTGACCCTGAGGAGGACAAGGAGGAGAACAAGGATGACTCTGCCTCCAAATTGGCCccagaggaagaggcaggaggggCTGGCACACCCGTG ATCACGGAGATTTTCAGCCTGGGTGGAACCCGCTTCCGAGATACAGCAGTCTGGTTGCCAAG GTCCAAAGACCTTAAAAAACCTGGAGCTAGAAAGCAGTAG
- the MBD1 gene encoding methyl-CpG-binding domain protein 1 isoform X16 has product MELRTLDRLLLLPVASMAEDWLDCPALGPGWKRREVFRKSGATCGRSDTYYQSPTGDRIRSKVELTRYLGPACDLTLFDFKQGILCYPAPKAHPVVVASKKRKKPSRPAKTRKRQVGPQSGEVRKEAPRDETKADTDTAPASFPAPGCCENCGISFSGDGTQRQRLKTLCKDCRAQRIAFNREQRMFKRVGCGECAACQVTEDCGACSTCLLQLPHDVASGLFCKCERRRCLRIVERSRGCGVCRGCQTQEDCGRCPICLRPPRPGLRRQWKCVQRRCLRHLAHRLRRRHQRCQRRTPLAVAPPTGKHARRKGGCDSKMAARRRPGAQPLPPPPPSQSPEPAEPHPRALAPSPPAEFIYYCVDEDELPYTNRRQNRKCGACAACLRRMDCGRCDFCCDKPKFGGSNQKRQKCRWRQCLQFAMKRLLPSVWSESEDGAGSPPPYRRRKRPSSARRHHLGPTLKPTLVTRTAQPDHTQAPTKQEAGGGFVLPPPGTDLVFLREGASSPVQVPGPVAASTEALLQEAQCSGLSWVVALPQVKQEKADTQDEWTPGTAVLTSPVLVPGCPSKAVDPGLPSVKQEPPDPEEDKEENKDDSASKLAPEEEAGGAGTPVITEIFSLGGTRFRDTAVWLPRSKDLKKPGARKQ; this is encoded by the exons ATGGAGCTCAGAACTCTTGACAG GCTACTGCTGCTTCCTGTGGCCTCCATGGCTGAGGACTGGCTGGACTGCCCGGCCCTGGGCCCTGGCTGGAAGCGCCGTGAAGTCTTTCGCAAGTCAGGGGCCACCTGTGGACGCTCAGACACCTATTACCAGAG CCCCACAGGAGACAGGATCCGAAGCAAAGTTGAGCTGACTCGATACCTGGGCCCTGCGTGTGATCTCACCCTCTTCGACTTCAAACAAGGCATCTTGTGCTATCCAGCCCCCAAG GCCCATCCCGTGGTGGTTGCCAGCAAGAAGCGAAAGAAGCCTTCAAGGCCAGCCAAGACTCGGAAACGTCAGGTTGGACCCCAGAGTGGTGAGGTCAGGAAGGAGGCCCCGAGGGATGAGACCAAGGCTGACACTGACACAGCCCCAGCTTCATTTCCTGCTCCTGG GTGCTGTGAGAACTGTGGAATCAGCTTCTCAGGGGATGGCACCCAAAGGCAGCGGCTCAAAACATTGTGCAAAGACTGTCGAG CACAGAGAATTGCCTTCAACCGGGAACAGAGAATGTTTAAG CGTGTGGGCTGTGGGGAGTGTGCAGCCTGCCAGGTAACAGAAGACTGTGGGGCCTGCTCCACCTGCCTCCTGCAGCTGCCCCATGATGTGGCATCGGGGCTGTTCTGCAAGTGTGAACGGAGACGCTGCCTCCGGATTGTGGAAAGG AGCCGAGGGTGTGGAGTATGCCGGGGCTGTCAGACCCAAGAGGATTGTGGCCGTTGCCCCATCTGCCTTCGCCCTCCCCGCCCTGGTCTCAGGCGCCAGTGGAAATGTGTCCAGCGACGTTGCCTACGG CACCTTGCTCACCGCCTGCGTCGCCGTCATCAGAGATGTCAGCGACGCACTCCCCTGGCTGTGGCTCCCCCAACT GGTAAACATGCCCGCCGCAAGGGAGGCTGTGACTCCAAGATGGCTGCCAGGCGGCGCCCCGGAGCCCAGCCACTGCCTCCACCACCCCCATCACAGTCCCCAGAGCCCGCAGAGCCG CACCCCAGAGCCCTGGCCCCCTCGCCACCTGCCGAGTTCATCTATTACTGTGTAGACGAGGACGAGCTA CCCTACACGAACCGCCGGCAGAACCGCAAGTGCGGGGCCTGTGCAGCCTGCCTACGGCGGATGGACTGTGGCCGCTGCGACTTCTGCTGCGACAAGCCCAAATTCGGGGGCAGCAACCAGAAGCGCCAGAAGTGTCGTTGGCGCCAATGCCTGCAGTTTGCCATG AAGCGGCTGCTGCCTAGTGTCTGGTCAGAGTCTGAGGATGGGGCAGGATCGCCCCCACCTTACCGTCGTCGAAAGAGGCCCAGCTCTGCCCGACGGCACCATCTTGGCCCTACCTTGAAGCCCACCTTGGTTACACGCACAGCCCAACCAGACCATACCCAGGCTCCAACGAAGCAGGAAGCAGGTGGTGGCTTTGTGCTGCCCCCGCCTGGCACTGACCTTGTGTTTTTACGGGAAGGCGCAAGCAGTCCTGTGCAGGTGCCGGGCCCTGTTGCAGCTTCCACAGAAGCCCTGTTGCAG GAGGCCCAGTGCTCTGGCCTGAGTTGGGTTGTGGCCTTACCCCAGGTGAAGCAAGAGAAGGCGGATACCCAGGACGAGTGGACACCAGGCACAGCTGTCCTGACTTCTCCCGTATTGGTGCCTGGCTGCCCTAGCAAG GCAGTAGACCCAGGCCTGCCATCTGTGAAGCAAGAGCCACCTGACCCTGAGGAGGACAAGGAGGAGAACAAGGATGACTCTGCCTCCAAATTGGCCccagaggaagaggcaggaggggCTGGCACACCCGTG ATCACGGAGATTTTCAGCCTGGGTGGAACCCGCTTCCGAGATACAGCAGTCTGGTTGCCAAG GTCCAAAGACCTTAAAAAACCTGGAGCTAGAAAGCAGTAG
- the MBD1 gene encoding methyl-CpG-binding domain protein 1 isoform X48, translating to MELRTLDRLLLLPVASMAEDWLDCPALGPGWKRREVFRKSGATCGRSDTYYQSPTGDRIRSKVELTRYLGPACDLTLFDFKQGILCYPAPKAHPVVVASKKRKKPSRPAKTRKRQVGPQSGEVRKEAPRDETKADTDTAPASFPAPGCCENCGISFSGDGTQRQRLKTLCKDCRAQRIAFNREQRMFKRVGCGECAACQVTEDCGACSTCLLQLPHDVASGLFCKCERRRCLRIVERSRGCGVCRGCQTQEDCGRCPICLRPPRPGLRRQWKCVQRRCLRGKHARRKGGCDSKMAARRRPGAQPLPPPPPSQSPEPAEPHPRALAPSPPAEFIYYCVDEDELKRLLPSVWSESEDGAGSPPPYRRRKRPSSARRHHLGPTLKPTLVTRTAQPDHTQAPTKQEAGGGFVLPPPGTDLVFLREGASSPVQVPGPVAASTEALLQVKQEKADTQDEWTPGTAVLTSPVLVPGCPSKAVDPGLPSVKQEPPDPEEDKEENKDDSASKLAPEEEAGGAGTPVITEIFSLGGTRFRDTAVWLPRSKDLKKPGARKQ from the exons ATGGAGCTCAGAACTCTTGACAG GCTACTGCTGCTTCCTGTGGCCTCCATGGCTGAGGACTGGCTGGACTGCCCGGCCCTGGGCCCTGGCTGGAAGCGCCGTGAAGTCTTTCGCAAGTCAGGGGCCACCTGTGGACGCTCAGACACCTATTACCAGAG CCCCACAGGAGACAGGATCCGAAGCAAAGTTGAGCTGACTCGATACCTGGGCCCTGCGTGTGATCTCACCCTCTTCGACTTCAAACAAGGCATCTTGTGCTATCCAGCCCCCAAG GCCCATCCCGTGGTGGTTGCCAGCAAGAAGCGAAAGAAGCCTTCAAGGCCAGCCAAGACTCGGAAACGTCAGGTTGGACCCCAGAGTGGTGAGGTCAGGAAGGAGGCCCCGAGGGATGAGACCAAGGCTGACACTGACACAGCCCCAGCTTCATTTCCTGCTCCTGG GTGCTGTGAGAACTGTGGAATCAGCTTCTCAGGGGATGGCACCCAAAGGCAGCGGCTCAAAACATTGTGCAAAGACTGTCGAG CACAGAGAATTGCCTTCAACCGGGAACAGAGAATGTTTAAG CGTGTGGGCTGTGGGGAGTGTGCAGCCTGCCAGGTAACAGAAGACTGTGGGGCCTGCTCCACCTGCCTCCTGCAGCTGCCCCATGATGTGGCATCGGGGCTGTTCTGCAAGTGTGAACGGAGACGCTGCCTCCGGATTGTGGAAAGG AGCCGAGGGTGTGGAGTATGCCGGGGCTGTCAGACCCAAGAGGATTGTGGCCGTTGCCCCATCTGCCTTCGCCCTCCCCGCCCTGGTCTCAGGCGCCAGTGGAAATGTGTCCAGCGACGTTGCCTACGG GGTAAACATGCCCGCCGCAAGGGAGGCTGTGACTCCAAGATGGCTGCCAGGCGGCGCCCCGGAGCCCAGCCACTGCCTCCACCACCCCCATCACAGTCCCCAGAGCCCGCAGAGCCG CACCCCAGAGCCCTGGCCCCCTCGCCACCTGCCGAGTTCATCTATTACTGTGTAGACGAGGACGAGCTA AAGCGGCTGCTGCCTAGTGTCTGGTCAGAGTCTGAGGATGGGGCAGGATCGCCCCCACCTTACCGTCGTCGAAAGAGGCCCAGCTCTGCCCGACGGCACCATCTTGGCCCTACCTTGAAGCCCACCTTGGTTACACGCACAGCCCAACCAGACCATACCCAGGCTCCAACGAAGCAGGAAGCAGGTGGTGGCTTTGTGCTGCCCCCGCCTGGCACTGACCTTGTGTTTTTACGGGAAGGCGCAAGCAGTCCTGTGCAGGTGCCGGGCCCTGTTGCAGCTTCCACAGAAGCCCTGTTGCAG GTGAAGCAAGAGAAGGCGGATACCCAGGACGAGTGGACACCAGGCACAGCTGTCCTGACTTCTCCCGTATTGGTGCCTGGCTGCCCTAGCAAG GCAGTAGACCCAGGCCTGCCATCTGTGAAGCAAGAGCCACCTGACCCTGAGGAGGACAAGGAGGAGAACAAGGATGACTCTGCCTCCAAATTGGCCccagaggaagaggcaggaggggCTGGCACACCCGTG ATCACGGAGATTTTCAGCCTGGGTGGAACCCGCTTCCGAGATACAGCAGTCTGGTTGCCAAG GTCCAAAGACCTTAAAAAACCTGGAGCTAGAAAGCAGTAG
- the MBD1 gene encoding methyl-CpG-binding domain protein 1 isoform X40: MELRTLDRLLLLPVASMAEDWLDCPALGPGWKRREVFRKSGATCGRSDTYYQSPTGDRIRSKVELTRYLGPACDLTLFDFKQGILCYPAPKAHPVVVASKKRKKPSRPAKTRKRQVGPQSGEVRKEAPRDETKADTDTAPASFPAPGCCENCGISFSGDGTQRQRLKTLCKDCRAQRIAFNREQRMFKRVGCGECAACQVTEDCGACSTCLLQLPHDVASGLFCKCERRRCLRIVERSRGCGVCRGCQTQEDCGRCPICLRPPRPGLRRQWKCVQRRCLRHLAHRLRRRHQRCQRRTPLAVAPPTGKHARRKGGCDSKMAARRRPGAQPLPPPPPSQSPEPAEPHPRALAPSPPAEFIYYCVDEDELKRLLPSVWSESEDGAGSPPPYRRRKRPSSARRHHLGPTLKPTLVTRTAQPDHTQAPTKQEAGGGFVLPPPGTDLVFLREGASSPVQVPGPVAASTEALLQVKQEKADTQDEWTPGTAVLTSPVLVPGCPSKAVDPGLPSVKQEPPDPEEDKEENKDDSASKLAPEEEAGGAGTPVITEIFSLGGTRFRDTAVWLPRSKDLKKPGARKQ; encoded by the exons ATGGAGCTCAGAACTCTTGACAG GCTACTGCTGCTTCCTGTGGCCTCCATGGCTGAGGACTGGCTGGACTGCCCGGCCCTGGGCCCTGGCTGGAAGCGCCGTGAAGTCTTTCGCAAGTCAGGGGCCACCTGTGGACGCTCAGACACCTATTACCAGAG CCCCACAGGAGACAGGATCCGAAGCAAAGTTGAGCTGACTCGATACCTGGGCCCTGCGTGTGATCTCACCCTCTTCGACTTCAAACAAGGCATCTTGTGCTATCCAGCCCCCAAG GCCCATCCCGTGGTGGTTGCCAGCAAGAAGCGAAAGAAGCCTTCAAGGCCAGCCAAGACTCGGAAACGTCAGGTTGGACCCCAGAGTGGTGAGGTCAGGAAGGAGGCCCCGAGGGATGAGACCAAGGCTGACACTGACACAGCCCCAGCTTCATTTCCTGCTCCTGG GTGCTGTGAGAACTGTGGAATCAGCTTCTCAGGGGATGGCACCCAAAGGCAGCGGCTCAAAACATTGTGCAAAGACTGTCGAG CACAGAGAATTGCCTTCAACCGGGAACAGAGAATGTTTAAG CGTGTGGGCTGTGGGGAGTGTGCAGCCTGCCAGGTAACAGAAGACTGTGGGGCCTGCTCCACCTGCCTCCTGCAGCTGCCCCATGATGTGGCATCGGGGCTGTTCTGCAAGTGTGAACGGAGACGCTGCCTCCGGATTGTGGAAAGG AGCCGAGGGTGTGGAGTATGCCGGGGCTGTCAGACCCAAGAGGATTGTGGCCGTTGCCCCATCTGCCTTCGCCCTCCCCGCCCTGGTCTCAGGCGCCAGTGGAAATGTGTCCAGCGACGTTGCCTACGG CACCTTGCTCACCGCCTGCGTCGCCGTCATCAGAGATGTCAGCGACGCACTCCCCTGGCTGTGGCTCCCCCAACT GGTAAACATGCCCGCCGCAAGGGAGGCTGTGACTCCAAGATGGCTGCCAGGCGGCGCCCCGGAGCCCAGCCACTGCCTCCACCACCCCCATCACAGTCCCCAGAGCCCGCAGAGCCG CACCCCAGAGCCCTGGCCCCCTCGCCACCTGCCGAGTTCATCTATTACTGTGTAGACGAGGACGAGCTA AAGCGGCTGCTGCCTAGTGTCTGGTCAGAGTCTGAGGATGGGGCAGGATCGCCCCCACCTTACCGTCGTCGAAAGAGGCCCAGCTCTGCCCGACGGCACCATCTTGGCCCTACCTTGAAGCCCACCTTGGTTACACGCACAGCCCAACCAGACCATACCCAGGCTCCAACGAAGCAGGAAGCAGGTGGTGGCTTTGTGCTGCCCCCGCCTGGCACTGACCTTGTGTTTTTACGGGAAGGCGCAAGCAGTCCTGTGCAGGTGCCGGGCCCTGTTGCAGCTTCCACAGAAGCCCTGTTGCAG GTGAAGCAAGAGAAGGCGGATACCCAGGACGAGTGGACACCAGGCACAGCTGTCCTGACTTCTCCCGTATTGGTGCCTGGCTGCCCTAGCAAG GCAGTAGACCCAGGCCTGCCATCTGTGAAGCAAGAGCCACCTGACCCTGAGGAGGACAAGGAGGAGAACAAGGATGACTCTGCCTCCAAATTGGCCccagaggaagaggcaggaggggCTGGCACACCCGTG ATCACGGAGATTTTCAGCCTGGGTGGAACCCGCTTCCGAGATACAGCAGTCTGGTTGCCAAG GTCCAAAGACCTTAAAAAACCTGGAGCTAGAAAGCAGTAG
- the MBD1 gene encoding methyl-CpG-binding domain protein 1 isoform X36, protein MELRTLDRLLLLPVASMAEDWLDCPALGPGWKRREVFRKSGATCGRSDTYYQSPTGDRIRSKVELTRYLGPACDLTLFDFKQGILCYPAPKAHPVVVASKKRKKPSRPAKTRKRQVGPQSGEVRKEAPRDETKADTDTAPASFPAPGCCENCGISFSGDGTQRQRLKTLCKDCRAQRIAFNREQRMFKRVGCGECAACQVTEDCGACSTCLLQLPHDVASGLFCKCERRRCLRIVERSRGCGVCRGCQTQEDCGRCPICLRPPRPGLRRQWKCVQRRCLRHLAHRLRRRHQRCQRRTPLAVAPPTGKHARRKGGCDSKMAARRRPGAQPLPPPPPSQSPEPAEPHPRALAPSPPAEFIYYCVDEDELKRLLPSVWSESEDGAGSPPPYRRRKRPSSARRHHLGPTLKPTLVTRTAQPDHTQAPTKQEAGGGFVLPPPGTDLVFLREGASSPVQVPGPVAASTEALLQEAQCSGLSWVVALPQVKQEKADTQDEWTPGTAVLTSPVLVPGCPSKAVDPGLPSVKQEPPDPEEDKEENKDDSASKLAPEEEAGGAGTPVITEIFSLGGTRFRDTAVWLPRSKDLKKPGARKQ, encoded by the exons ATGGAGCTCAGAACTCTTGACAG GCTACTGCTGCTTCCTGTGGCCTCCATGGCTGAGGACTGGCTGGACTGCCCGGCCCTGGGCCCTGGCTGGAAGCGCCGTGAAGTCTTTCGCAAGTCAGGGGCCACCTGTGGACGCTCAGACACCTATTACCAGAG CCCCACAGGAGACAGGATCCGAAGCAAAGTTGAGCTGACTCGATACCTGGGCCCTGCGTGTGATCTCACCCTCTTCGACTTCAAACAAGGCATCTTGTGCTATCCAGCCCCCAAG GCCCATCCCGTGGTGGTTGCCAGCAAGAAGCGAAAGAAGCCTTCAAGGCCAGCCAAGACTCGGAAACGTCAGGTTGGACCCCAGAGTGGTGAGGTCAGGAAGGAGGCCCCGAGGGATGAGACCAAGGCTGACACTGACACAGCCCCAGCTTCATTTCCTGCTCCTGG GTGCTGTGAGAACTGTGGAATCAGCTTCTCAGGGGATGGCACCCAAAGGCAGCGGCTCAAAACATTGTGCAAAGACTGTCGAG CACAGAGAATTGCCTTCAACCGGGAACAGAGAATGTTTAAG CGTGTGGGCTGTGGGGAGTGTGCAGCCTGCCAGGTAACAGAAGACTGTGGGGCCTGCTCCACCTGCCTCCTGCAGCTGCCCCATGATGTGGCATCGGGGCTGTTCTGCAAGTGTGAACGGAGACGCTGCCTCCGGATTGTGGAAAGG AGCCGAGGGTGTGGAGTATGCCGGGGCTGTCAGACCCAAGAGGATTGTGGCCGTTGCCCCATCTGCCTTCGCCCTCCCCGCCCTGGTCTCAGGCGCCAGTGGAAATGTGTCCAGCGACGTTGCCTACGG CACCTTGCTCACCGCCTGCGTCGCCGTCATCAGAGATGTCAGCGACGCACTCCCCTGGCTGTGGCTCCCCCAACT GGTAAACATGCCCGCCGCAAGGGAGGCTGTGACTCCAAGATGGCTGCCAGGCGGCGCCCCGGAGCCCAGCCACTGCCTCCACCACCCCCATCACAGTCCCCAGAGCCCGCAGAGCCG CACCCCAGAGCCCTGGCCCCCTCGCCACCTGCCGAGTTCATCTATTACTGTGTAGACGAGGACGAGCTA AAGCGGCTGCTGCCTAGTGTCTGGTCAGAGTCTGAGGATGGGGCAGGATCGCCCCCACCTTACCGTCGTCGAAAGAGGCCCAGCTCTGCCCGACGGCACCATCTTGGCCCTACCTTGAAGCCCACCTTGGTTACACGCACAGCCCAACCAGACCATACCCAGGCTCCAACGAAGCAGGAAGCAGGTGGTGGCTTTGTGCTGCCCCCGCCTGGCACTGACCTTGTGTTTTTACGGGAAGGCGCAAGCAGTCCTGTGCAGGTGCCGGGCCCTGTTGCAGCTTCCACAGAAGCCCTGTTGCAG GAGGCCCAGTGCTCTGGCCTGAGTTGGGTTGTGGCCTTACCCCAGGTGAAGCAAGAGAAGGCGGATACCCAGGACGAGTGGACACCAGGCACAGCTGTCCTGACTTCTCCCGTATTGGTGCCTGGCTGCCCTAGCAAG GCAGTAGACCCAGGCCTGCCATCTGTGAAGCAAGAGCCACCTGACCCTGAGGAGGACAAGGAGGAGAACAAGGATGACTCTGCCTCCAAATTGGCCccagaggaagaggcaggaggggCTGGCACACCCGTG ATCACGGAGATTTTCAGCCTGGGTGGAACCCGCTTCCGAGATACAGCAGTCTGGTTGCCAAG GTCCAAAGACCTTAAAAAACCTGGAGCTAGAAAGCAGTAG
- the MBD1 gene encoding methyl-CpG-binding domain protein 1 isoform X43, with protein sequence MELRTLDRLLLLPVASMAEDWLDCPALGPGWKRREVFRKSGATCGRSDTYYQSPTGDRIRSKVELTRYLGPACDLTLFDFKQGILCYPAPKAHPVVVASKKRKKPSRPAKTRKRQVGPQSGEVRKEAPRDETKADTDTAPASFPAPGCCENCGISFSGDGTQRQRLKTLCKDCRAQRIAFNREQRMFKRVGCGECAACQVTEDCGACSTCLLQLPHDVASGLFCKCERRRCLRIVERSRGCGVCRGCQTQEDCGRCPICLRPPRPGLRRQWKCVQRRCLRHLAHRLRRRHQRCQRRTPLAVAPPTGKHARRKGGCDSKMAARRRPGAQPLPPPPPSQSPEPAEPKRLLPSVWSESEDGAGSPPPYRRRKRPSSARRHHLGPTLKPTLVTRTAQPDHTQAPTKQEAGGGFVLPPPGTDLVFLREGASSPVQVPGPVAASTEALLQEAQCSGLSWVVALPQVKQEKADTQDEWTPGTAVLTSPVLVPGCPSKAVDPGLPSVKQEPPDPEEDKEENKDDSASKLAPEEEAGGAGTPVITEIFSLGGTRFRDTAVWLPRSKDLKKPGARKQ encoded by the exons ATGGAGCTCAGAACTCTTGACAG GCTACTGCTGCTTCCTGTGGCCTCCATGGCTGAGGACTGGCTGGACTGCCCGGCCCTGGGCCCTGGCTGGAAGCGCCGTGAAGTCTTTCGCAAGTCAGGGGCCACCTGTGGACGCTCAGACACCTATTACCAGAG CCCCACAGGAGACAGGATCCGAAGCAAAGTTGAGCTGACTCGATACCTGGGCCCTGCGTGTGATCTCACCCTCTTCGACTTCAAACAAGGCATCTTGTGCTATCCAGCCCCCAAG GCCCATCCCGTGGTGGTTGCCAGCAAGAAGCGAAAGAAGCCTTCAAGGCCAGCCAAGACTCGGAAACGTCAGGTTGGACCCCAGAGTGGTGAGGTCAGGAAGGAGGCCCCGAGGGATGAGACCAAGGCTGACACTGACACAGCCCCAGCTTCATTTCCTGCTCCTGG GTGCTGTGAGAACTGTGGAATCAGCTTCTCAGGGGATGGCACCCAAAGGCAGCGGCTCAAAACATTGTGCAAAGACTGTCGAG CACAGAGAATTGCCTTCAACCGGGAACAGAGAATGTTTAAG CGTGTGGGCTGTGGGGAGTGTGCAGCCTGCCAGGTAACAGAAGACTGTGGGGCCTGCTCCACCTGCCTCCTGCAGCTGCCCCATGATGTGGCATCGGGGCTGTTCTGCAAGTGTGAACGGAGACGCTGCCTCCGGATTGTGGAAAGG AGCCGAGGGTGTGGAGTATGCCGGGGCTGTCAGACCCAAGAGGATTGTGGCCGTTGCCCCATCTGCCTTCGCCCTCCCCGCCCTGGTCTCAGGCGCCAGTGGAAATGTGTCCAGCGACGTTGCCTACGG CACCTTGCTCACCGCCTGCGTCGCCGTCATCAGAGATGTCAGCGACGCACTCCCCTGGCTGTGGCTCCCCCAACT GGTAAACATGCCCGCCGCAAGGGAGGCTGTGACTCCAAGATGGCTGCCAGGCGGCGCCCCGGAGCCCAGCCACTGCCTCCACCACCCCCATCACAGTCCCCAGAGCCCGCAGAGCCG AAGCGGCTGCTGCCTAGTGTCTGGTCAGAGTCTGAGGATGGGGCAGGATCGCCCCCACCTTACCGTCGTCGAAAGAGGCCCAGCTCTGCCCGACGGCACCATCTTGGCCCTACCTTGAAGCCCACCTTGGTTACACGCACAGCCCAACCAGACCATACCCAGGCTCCAACGAAGCAGGAAGCAGGTGGTGGCTTTGTGCTGCCCCCGCCTGGCACTGACCTTGTGTTTTTACGGGAAGGCGCAAGCAGTCCTGTGCAGGTGCCGGGCCCTGTTGCAGCTTCCACAGAAGCCCTGTTGCAG GAGGCCCAGTGCTCTGGCCTGAGTTGGGTTGTGGCCTTACCCCAGGTGAAGCAAGAGAAGGCGGATACCCAGGACGAGTGGACACCAGGCACAGCTGTCCTGACTTCTCCCGTATTGGTGCCTGGCTGCCCTAGCAAG GCAGTAGACCCAGGCCTGCCATCTGTGAAGCAAGAGCCACCTGACCCTGAGGAGGACAAGGAGGAGAACAAGGATGACTCTGCCTCCAAATTGGCCccagaggaagaggcaggaggggCTGGCACACCCGTG ATCACGGAGATTTTCAGCCTGGGTGGAACCCGCTTCCGAGATACAGCAGTCTGGTTGCCAAG GTCCAAAGACCTTAAAAAACCTGGAGCTAGAAAGCAGTAG